In Methanosarcina siciliae T4/M, one genomic interval encodes:
- a CDS encoding CobW family GTP-binding protein gives MKVMIIGGFLGSGKTTAIQKISRQLSNAGKRTAIIVNEIGEIGLDGDTLKSPDIKTEELTSGCICCTLKISMQYTLQTLEEEFRPEIVILEPTGIAFPGQIREEIEMMGLSELSFAPVVTIVDPGRFGTEAKEIPRFIETQVREAEILGINKVDIAPAEIVMATEQMLTELNPEAKILKFSAKLGDEPFENLLAHLAVPGTAKTPQEKQNSIEISEVSAHSVLYTLKASSLSPEKGRLLIEESLQTIRDRIKEMNPEFIGHVKLSLKLPGSMIKGSVTSSEEAPQVEFISRKNEKLELRLLSAITKVPKDRLRGIVESTLEAKLDESDTSFEKKELHHGKPTKIERLMKKKVSF, from the coding sequence ATGAAAGTCATGATTATAGGAGGTTTTCTCGGAAGCGGGAAAACAACCGCAATTCAGAAAATAAGCAGGCAGCTCAGTAATGCCGGAAAACGGACTGCTATTATCGTAAATGAAATCGGAGAAATAGGGCTTGACGGAGACACCCTAAAAAGCCCTGATATCAAAACTGAAGAATTGACAAGTGGCTGCATATGCTGCACCTTAAAAATCAGTATGCAGTACACTCTTCAGACCCTTGAAGAAGAATTCAGACCCGAGATTGTGATTCTCGAACCGACCGGGATTGCTTTTCCAGGGCAGATAAGAGAAGAAATCGAAATGATGGGCCTCTCCGAACTGTCCTTTGCCCCGGTTGTGACCATAGTAGACCCGGGGCGTTTCGGCACCGAAGCAAAAGAAATCCCCAGGTTTATTGAGACCCAGGTAAGAGAAGCCGAAATCCTCGGAATAAACAAGGTGGACATAGCCCCTGCGGAAATAGTCATGGCAACAGAACAGATGCTTACAGAGCTGAACCCTGAAGCTAAAATCCTGAAGTTTTCGGCAAAACTGGGAGATGAACCGTTCGAAAACCTGCTCGCCCACCTTGCAGTACCCGGGACTGCAAAAACTCCTCAGGAGAAGCAAAATTCCATTGAAATTTCGGAAGTCTCGGCTCACTCGGTGCTCTATACCCTCAAGGCCTCCAGCCTTAGCCCTGAAAAAGGCAGGCTTCTTATTGAAGAAAGCCTTCAAACCATAAGGGACAGGATAAAGGAAATGAACCCCGAATTTATAGGGCATGTCAAACTTTCCCTGAAACTCCCGGGCTCCATGATAAAAGGTAGTGTGACTTCCTCGGAAGAGGCGCCGCAGGTGGAATTTATTTCCCGCAAAAATGAAAAGCTAGAACTCAGGCTGCTTTCCGCAATTACAAAGGTTCCGAAAGACAGGCTAAGAGGAATAGTGGAAAGTACACTTGAAGCAAAGCTGGACGAATCGGACACATCCTTTGAGAAAAAAGAACTGCACCACGGCAAACCTACGAAAATCGAAAGGCTCATGAAAAAGAAAGTTTCGTTTTAA
- the msrB gene encoding peptide-methionine (R)-S-oxide reductase MsrB, whose protein sequence is MAQNKIEKSEEEWKKVLTPEQYHVLRQKGTEKPFSGNLYYNKEKGVYTCAACGQELFSSDTKFESGTGWPSFYDVISSDKVRLKEDNSYFMNRVEVICSRCGSHLGHVFEDGPSPSGKRYCINSVSLGFKMEEEAGKEEE, encoded by the coding sequence CTGGCACAGAACAAAATCGAGAAGTCCGAAGAGGAGTGGAAAAAGGTTCTCACTCCTGAGCAATATCATGTTTTGAGGCAGAAAGGCACGGAAAAGCCCTTTTCCGGCAACCTATACTACAATAAAGAAAAAGGGGTCTATACCTGTGCTGCCTGTGGGCAGGAGCTTTTTTCGTCCGATACCAAATTCGAATCCGGAACCGGCTGGCCAAGTTTCTATGATGTTATTTCCAGTGACAAAGTCAGGCTTAAGGAAGACAACAGCTATTTCATGAACAGGGTCGAAGTGATCTGTTCCCGCTGCGGAAGCCATCTCGGGCATGTTTTTGAAGACGGGCCTTCCCCATCCGGCAAACGTTACTGCATCAATTCCGTTTCTCTCGGTTTCAAGATGGAAGAAGAAGCAGGAAAGGAAGAGGAGTAA
- a CDS encoding UDP-N-acetylglucosamine--N-acetylmuramyl-(pentapeptide) pyrophosphoryl-undecaprenol N-acetylglucosamine transferase gives MNKIVIGRIILLLGIHKQSQRITENHSSLKGESKDLIEKTGYTTQEIPSEIKLVGKAGGLDLTGSIEATLKSAQLLGGPKVLKLLRDFKPDVVVSDSYYLGTLAAMVLKLPVYLIINQSNMEEFFKNRGVPVRIIGKLTKKFYKEVFEKTDKIIIPDYPLPYTVCRKNLNFTPGLREKLFYSGPLVREKYEDIDSIPLEKPHVVSLVGGFGYREPIFRKVLTTAMFDPGINYTLISGPSLAPSKLGKIPKNVQILSFVEDTYPYIKSSDAVIAPGGHSTIMEALSLGVPILSFPDEGHSEQESNAAVVEEEGYGRRLSYSTPPEVILECIREVLEDEAYRNKVERLQRLSGELDGPKAIRKLLEKEIGKKAS, from the coding sequence ATTAACAAAATCGTTATTGGCAGGATTATTCTTTTATTAGGCATACACAAACAAAGCCAGAGGATAACGGAAAATCACTCATCTTTGAAAGGTGAGTCAAAAGACCTGATCGAAAAGACAGGGTATACGACTCAGGAAATCCCCTCGGAAATAAAACTGGTCGGAAAGGCAGGGGGGCTAGATTTGACAGGGTCGATCGAAGCAACCCTCAAAAGTGCCCAGCTTCTCGGAGGCCCGAAGGTCCTCAAACTGCTCAGGGACTTCAAACCGGATGTGGTGGTTTCGGACAGTTACTACCTGGGGACTCTTGCCGCAATGGTCCTTAAACTTCCCGTATATCTGATAATTAACCAGTCGAATATGGAAGAATTTTTCAAGAACAGGGGAGTCCCTGTTCGGATAATTGGGAAGCTGACAAAGAAGTTCTACAAAGAAGTCTTTGAAAAAACCGATAAAATAATTATTCCTGACTATCCCCTGCCCTACACAGTTTGCAGAAAAAATCTGAATTTTACCCCCGGGCTCCGGGAAAAGCTGTTTTACAGCGGCCCTCTTGTAAGGGAGAAATATGAAGATATAGACAGCATCCCTCTGGAAAAACCTCATGTTGTATCCCTGGTAGGAGGCTTCGGGTACAGGGAACCGATATTCAGAAAAGTGCTCACAACTGCCATGTTCGACCCGGGAATTAACTATACGCTCATTTCAGGCCCTTCCCTTGCCCCCTCAAAACTCGGGAAAATCCCGAAAAACGTTCAAATTCTCAGCTTTGTTGAAGATACCTATCCTTACATCAAGAGTTCGGATGCCGTAATAGCTCCCGGCGGGCACAGCACAATTATGGAGGCTTTAAGCTTAGGGGTTCCCATCCTTTCATTTCCGGACGAGGGACACAGCGAACAGGAGAGTAATGCTGCAGTGGTGGAGGAGGAGGGCTATGGAAGAAGGCTAAGTTACTCAACTCCTCCCGAGGTCATTCTTGAATGTATAAGGGAAGTCCTTGAAGATGAGGCATATAGAAACAAAGTAGAGAGACTTCAGCGTCTTTCCGGGGAACTGGACGGGCCAAAAGCGATAAGAAAACTACTGGAAAAAGAAATAGGGAAAAAAGCCTCCTGA
- a CDS encoding flavodoxin family protein, with translation MTKVLGLIGSPRVDGNTTKLVNAILEGAAENGAETKVYNLSRLDLNPCKGCMTCKIDGKCVIDDDMQQLYDEIQEADAVVLGSPLYMWEVTAQTKLFIDRLIAFINPDFSTRLKGSKKFVLAYTQGNPDPNTFKQYFDYMEGLFSFIHLDVRGSIVAANTHAPEDILQQPDILEQAKEIGKSL, from the coding sequence TTGACGAAAGTTTTAGGATTAATCGGAAGCCCCAGAGTAGATGGAAATACCACAAAGCTTGTAAATGCAATTCTTGAAGGAGCCGCAGAAAACGGCGCTGAAACAAAGGTCTATAATCTTTCCAGACTGGACCTCAACCCCTGTAAAGGCTGCATGACCTGCAAGATCGATGGTAAATGTGTAATCGATGATGACATGCAGCAGCTTTATGATGAAATCCAGGAAGCTGATGCTGTCGTACTCGGCTCTCCTCTTTACATGTGGGAAGTCACTGCCCAGACAAAACTCTTTATAGACCGTCTGATCGCCTTCATTAATCCGGATTTTTCCACCCGGCTCAAAGGGTCCAAGAAATTCGTCCTCGCCTATACTCAGGGCAACCCCGATCCGAATACCTTCAAACAGTACTTTGATTATATGGAAGGGCTCTTCTCTTTCATCCACCTCGATGTCCGGGGCAGTATAGTCGCGGCCAACACTCACGCTCCTGAAGATATTCTTCAACAGCCGGATATCCTTGAACAAGCAAAAGAAATCGGAAAAAGCCTTTAA
- a CDS encoding DUF2341 domain-containing protein codes for MKKRLLTYGIVSIFFLVLITGFALASTNDTDVCSREITITENSGKNLTGYQVPIYLNSSNFNFSQANEDGSDLRFSSGSRSLNYWIETWDPEAEKALIWVRIPFLLANGNITLLMKCGDSEATAVSSGEDTFDFFDGFEGDKLQSFLWRSESAGGGIVEVKNGICNVSAPKVHAYDSSMIYSKASFDINSMFVVKRMKVTTGKDERGPLLRQGFIDQISSKKNEIQHETEFANETRVRWETSNRKERYNSFDLTNVRVPEGEWYTSEIAWYEENDNRSIAWFKDGVRDTKMDYTSNEYVTNIPMHVYLYAASYSDASKNTGYMAVDYAFVRKFVGPEPTVAFASAQVEDETPEETISGSETSAENETISGSENSTENGTPVSEVPVSEESSEIPVQMEDNQSENATTTPETLFPRYSVDVSGIKLSSPYRFDFSALSKDFDSSRIDTIFLSMNGGDAWQYERFVKMAHEEGMTVHAVLFEEIDCTEAGAMNSSLASLGAILDYNEKSLAPFDGINIYMKTFNNSEEGCMDYVPLFEAAGDKAGDKVSISASLPPGYDASNVEEIAPLVDFFVVRAYGRENNLTSESDIVDAVALEMGEIRGVNSKGIIEISVDEGFEDKYSIQNLFATLAEYYTNDSAFMGVSISSYDTYKALPVKAEPDEEKSALPGFETLSVLFAGLGAFALLKMRKN; via the coding sequence ATGAAAAAGAGACTGCTCACGTATGGGATTGTTTCTATTTTTTTCCTGGTTTTGATCACAGGCTTTGCTCTGGCTTCAACGAATGATACAGATGTCTGTTCCCGGGAGATCACAATTACTGAGAACTCCGGAAAAAATCTAACGGGCTATCAGGTTCCCATTTATTTGAACTCTTCTAACTTTAATTTCTCGCAGGCAAACGAAGATGGTTCTGACCTTCGTTTTTCTTCCGGAAGCCGAAGTCTCAATTACTGGATTGAAACCTGGGACCCGGAGGCCGAAAAGGCTCTTATCTGGGTCAGGATTCCCTTCCTGCTTGCAAACGGCAACATTACGCTGCTTATGAAGTGCGGGGATTCGGAAGCCACGGCAGTTAGCAGCGGAGAAGATACCTTTGATTTTTTTGATGGCTTTGAGGGAGATAAACTCCAGAGCTTTTTGTGGAGATCCGAAAGTGCCGGGGGAGGTATTGTTGAAGTCAAAAATGGCATATGTAATGTTTCAGCCCCCAAGGTTCATGCTTATGATTCCTCCATGATCTACAGCAAAGCCAGCTTTGACATAAATTCCATGTTCGTGGTCAAAAGAATGAAGGTTACCACAGGAAAGGATGAGAGGGGCCCTCTGCTGAGGCAGGGTTTCATAGATCAGATTAGCAGCAAGAAAAACGAAATCCAGCACGAAACCGAGTTTGCCAATGAAACTCGTGTGCGTTGGGAGACTTCTAACAGAAAGGAAAGGTACAACTCTTTTGATCTTACAAATGTCCGCGTGCCCGAAGGGGAATGGTACACCTCGGAAATTGCCTGGTACGAAGAAAACGACAATCGCAGCATTGCCTGGTTTAAGGATGGGGTTCGGGATACAAAGATGGACTATACTTCAAACGAGTATGTTACGAACATCCCGATGCATGTTTATCTTTATGCAGCTTCTTACTCCGATGCCTCGAAGAACACCGGATATATGGCTGTAGACTATGCTTTTGTCCGTAAATTCGTGGGCCCCGAACCAACTGTCGCATTCGCTTCGGCCCAGGTTGAAGACGAAACCCCGGAAGAAACTATTTCGGGATCTGAAACTTCTGCCGAGAATGAGACTATTTCGGGCTCTGAAAATTCCACCGAGAACGGGACTCCTGTTTCTGAGGTGCCGGTTTCTGAAGAGTCTTCTGAAATCCCGGTACAGATGGAGGATAACCAGAGTGAAAACGCAACTACGACTCCCGAAACCCTGTTCCCAAGATACAGTGTCGATGTTTCGGGCATTAAACTTTCTTCCCCATACAGGTTCGATTTCTCTGCGCTTTCAAAAGATTTTGACTCCTCCAGAATCGATACCATCTTCCTGAGCATGAACGGGGGAGATGCCTGGCAGTACGAGCGTTTTGTTAAGATGGCTCACGAGGAAGGAATGACCGTGCATGCAGTGCTTTTTGAAGAGATCGACTGCACGGAAGCAGGTGCCATGAACAGCTCTCTGGCTTCCCTGGGTGCTATCCTTGACTATAACGAAAAGTCGCTTGCACCTTTTGATGGGATCAACATCTACATGAAAACTTTCAATAATTCTGAAGAGGGCTGTATGGACTATGTACCCCTTTTTGAGGCTGCAGGAGATAAAGCCGGAGACAAAGTGTCCATTTCAGCAAGTCTTCCTCCCGGTTATGATGCATCAAACGTTGAAGAAATAGCTCCTCTGGTAGATTTCTTCGTTGTCAGGGCTTATGGCCGTGAGAATAACCTCACCTCCGAATCGGATATTGTTGATGCTGTTGCACTCGAGATGGGAGAAATCAGAGGTGTGAACTCAAAAGGAATAATTGAAATTTCCGTAGATGAGGGCTTTGAGGACAAATATTCGATACAGAACCTTTTTGCTACCCTTGCGGAATACTATACCAACGATTCGGCTTTTATGGGAGTTTCAATTTCCAGTTATGATACATATAAAGCCCTGCCTGTGAAAGCCGAACCCGATGAAGAAAAGTCGGCACTGCCAGGATTCGAAACACTTTCTGTTTTGTTTGCGGGGCTTGGAGCATTTGCTCTCCTTAAAATGAGGAAAAATTGA
- a CDS encoding 2-amino-3,7-dideoxy-D-threo-hept-6-ulosonate synthase, giving the protein MSTIGKSVRIERIFNRNTGNAIIIPMDHGVGAGPISGLTNLQEAVNKVAEGGANAVLGHMGLAKHGHRGYGHDVGLIIHLSASTSLALDPNHKVLVTTVEEAMKVGADAVSVHINIGAEDEFEMLQGLGYVAGKCDEWGIPLLAMMYPRGKKVRSEYDVDVVKHAARIGAELGADIVKTNYTGSPETFKEVISGCPVPVIIAGGPKMGSEKELLEMIEGSLEAGGRGVAIGRNVFQAEDPTGLVRRIAKIVHEGMTTEEVIKLGSNV; this is encoded by the coding sequence ATGAGTACTATAGGGAAATCCGTAAGGATTGAGCGTATTTTCAACAGGAATACAGGTAATGCCATTATCATTCCCATGGACCATGGAGTCGGGGCCGGTCCAATTTCAGGGCTTACAAACCTTCAGGAAGCTGTAAATAAGGTTGCAGAGGGTGGGGCCAATGCCGTTCTCGGGCACATGGGGCTTGCCAAACACGGGCACAGGGGATACGGGCACGATGTGGGCCTCATAATCCACCTCTCAGCTTCAACCTCCCTTGCTCTTGACCCGAACCACAAAGTGCTTGTAACGACTGTGGAAGAAGCCATGAAAGTCGGGGCTGATGCTGTCTCGGTCCACATAAACATAGGGGCTGAAGACGAATTTGAAATGCTGCAGGGGCTTGGATATGTTGCAGGAAAATGCGATGAATGGGGAATTCCTCTCCTTGCAATGATGTATCCCCGCGGAAAGAAGGTTCGTTCCGAATACGACGTTGATGTAGTAAAACATGCAGCCAGAATCGGGGCTGAGCTCGGAGCAGATATCGTAAAAACAAACTACACCGGAAGCCCGGAAACTTTCAAGGAGGTTATCAGCGGATGCCCTGTACCTGTGATTATTGCAGGCGGGCCCAAGATGGGCTCGGAAAAGGAACTGCTGGAAATGATCGAAGGTTCTCTTGAAGCAGGTGGAAGGGGTGTCGCAATCGGAAGAAACGTTTTCCAGGCAGAAGACCCCACAGGCCTTGTGCGGAGAATTGCAAAGATCGTCCACGAAGGCATGACCACAGAAGAAGTGATAAAACTGGGCAGCAATGTCTGA
- a CDS encoding radical SAM protein — MQGMKITPEIKAFLISIGSVSVDPSLIPRARGSTAGPGAGTSSVFFRSGKKRVRLSVNKNSSLSIEAAGEDGTVALLHEGKELIRGKLEPAPAHCPEQAFITLCERCVFDCKYCPVPKLQGHVKSKEEVLSIVHEVMKAGTLKAISLTSGVETSIEGEVERVLELLPALKKYNVPIGVSVYPTEGCSHKFYDAGVAEVKYNVETMDREIFRKVCGDLSLDYILDRLKEAVEIFGKNRVFSNFIIGLGENDDTVREGIETLAKIGVIPILRPVNPHPLRSGDCFTKRPSPERLLKLAKMEAEILKKYGLDPGLATTMCLKCTGCDLVPFVDF, encoded by the coding sequence ATGCAAGGCATGAAAATCACTCCGGAAATAAAAGCTTTTCTGATCTCTATAGGTTCCGTTTCCGTGGACCCTTCGCTTATTCCAAGGGCGCGAGGTTCTACTGCAGGTCCTGGAGCAGGTACCAGCTCCGTCTTTTTCAGGTCAGGGAAAAAGAGAGTCCGGCTCAGTGTAAATAAAAACTCCTCGCTTTCCATCGAAGCTGCAGGAGAGGACGGAACAGTTGCGCTTTTACATGAAGGAAAAGAACTGATAAGGGGAAAACTTGAACCTGCTCCTGCCCACTGCCCTGAGCAGGCGTTCATCACGCTCTGCGAGAGGTGCGTCTTTGACTGCAAATACTGCCCTGTGCCCAAACTTCAGGGGCATGTCAAAAGTAAAGAGGAAGTCCTGAGCATAGTTCACGAGGTCATGAAGGCAGGGACCCTCAAAGCTATCTCTCTTACTTCCGGAGTCGAAACATCGATTGAAGGGGAAGTTGAACGCGTGCTTGAGCTGCTTCCTGCTCTCAAAAAATACAATGTCCCAATAGGAGTTTCGGTTTATCCGACCGAAGGCTGTTCCCACAAATTTTATGATGCCGGAGTTGCCGAAGTCAAGTACAATGTTGAAACCATGGACAGAGAGATTTTCCGGAAAGTCTGTGGAGACCTTTCCCTTGATTATATTCTGGACCGGCTCAAAGAGGCTGTAGAAATTTTCGGAAAAAACAGGGTCTTCAGCAACTTCATCATCGGGCTTGGGGAAAACGACGACACTGTCCGGGAAGGAATCGAGACCCTTGCAAAGATAGGAGTAATCCCCATCTTGCGCCCGGTAAACCCTCATCCTCTCAGGTCCGGAGACTGTTTTACCAAACGCCCTTCTCCCGAACGCCTTTTGAAACTTGCAAAAATGGAGGCTGAAATCCTGAAGAAATACGGGCTTGATCCCGGACTTGCGACGACGATGTGCCTGAAATGCACGGGTTGTGACCTTGTACCTTTTGTAGACTTCTGA
- a CDS encoding HAD family hydrolase, whose translation MLKAIIFDVDGVLVDSMRFQAEAWVKTLEEVGVTVSREDIYELEGSNNLGLIKLVFEKAGKEPEPWHYEQLPVKKREVLEFDRIKPFEGMPSCLNQLKRHFRLAMVSGSNFDIVSTFANSFFPDCFEVIVTGGDLERGKPCPDPYLKALEKLDLATNECIVVENAPLGITAAKRAGLYCVAVASMLSPEKVKHADIVFENHAVLLDYLKSLIPGESHT comes from the coding sequence ATGTTAAAAGCAATCATTTTTGATGTGGACGGGGTCCTTGTCGACTCCATGCGTTTTCAGGCTGAGGCCTGGGTTAAGACTCTCGAAGAAGTGGGTGTTACCGTCAGCAGGGAAGACATTTACGAGCTTGAGGGTTCAAATAATTTAGGGCTGATCAAATTGGTCTTTGAGAAGGCAGGAAAAGAGCCTGAACCCTGGCACTATGAGCAGTTGCCTGTAAAAAAACGTGAAGTTCTCGAGTTTGACCGCATAAAACCCTTTGAAGGCATGCCTTCGTGTCTCAATCAATTAAAACGACATTTCAGGCTTGCAATGGTTTCGGGGTCGAACTTTGATATCGTCAGTACATTTGCAAATTCTTTCTTCCCGGACTGCTTTGAGGTCATTGTCACCGGGGGCGACCTTGAGCGCGGAAAACCCTGTCCTGACCCGTACCTTAAGGCGCTTGAAAAACTCGATCTGGCAACGAATGAGTGCATTGTAGTTGAAAATGCCCCTCTTGGAATTACTGCCGCCAAAAGAGCCGGGCTTTACTGTGTAGCGGTTGCAAGTATGCTTTCCCCTGAAAAGGTGAAGCATGCTGACATTGTGTTCGAAAACCATGCTGTACTGCTTGATTACCTGAAAAGCCTCATACCCGGGGAGTCTCACACCTGA
- a CDS encoding flavodoxin family protein, which translates to MKSNGGSNIKVLGLVGSPKIDGNTSRLVNAVLEGAAEKGAETVVYNIASLDIKGCDACGRCQEQGCCVINDDMQELYREIQTADVIVLGSPVYMWQVTAQTKLLLDRMTAFLRPNFSSRLEHKKLILVFSQGIQDRDAFKPYFEYTAGLLYYLGFDVLDTLIAAGTDKLEVAFRPRLLENAKDLGRLISVSNLPGLEYNRIELSRTPSL; encoded by the coding sequence TTGAAATCTAATGGGGGTTCTAACATTAAAGTTCTCGGATTGGTGGGTAGTCCTAAAATCGATGGTAATACTTCAAGACTTGTGAATGCAGTTCTCGAGGGAGCTGCGGAAAAGGGGGCAGAAACCGTAGTTTATAACATTGCTTCTCTTGACATCAAAGGTTGTGATGCCTGCGGCAGGTGCCAGGAACAAGGCTGCTGCGTTATAAATGATGATATGCAGGAACTTTATCGTGAAATCCAGACAGCCGATGTTATTGTACTCGGTTCTCCTGTGTATATGTGGCAGGTGACAGCCCAGACAAAACTCCTTCTTGACCGCATGACAGCTTTCTTAAGGCCAAATTTTTCGAGCAGGCTTGAACATAAAAAACTAATCCTTGTCTTCTCTCAGGGGATTCAGGACAGGGATGCCTTTAAACCGTATTTTGAATATACAGCAGGCCTTCTCTATTATCTGGGCTTTGATGTTCTTGATACACTCATTGCAGCAGGTACGGATAAACTTGAAGTTGCATTCAGGCCCAGGTTGCTGGAGAATGCAAAGGATCTCGGGAGATTAATCTCGGTTTCGAACCTTCCAGGTCTGGAGTATAACAGGATCGAATTAAGCCGGACTCCTTCACTTTAA
- a CDS encoding ABC transporter permease, whose translation MIPLLSAGKIALGSIKSAKMRSTLTVLGIVIGVAAVIANVSLGASFNQHFTNEVSNLGSNFIYIQGMQPKLFYDNQLKIMENTPGISGVSPLKSQTAEVTYMSETKSIMVSGVGEAYDEVANTSLGKGTFINDNDGYVAIIGHDIANEKFGRNLSVRNSIDITFRIGEDEKITKTFKVKGIIRNPENTMVQAYNDNEAILIPIDVMNEILGEKDYGGVFAMAEDPAAIQETSDEVDRRLARSFGISERELDDKDSRPYMLVNQAEILEQTDMMAAALSSFLTAVALISLLVGSIGIMNIMLVSVTERTREIGVLKSLGFTGFDILFLFMVESILLGVFGGILGGAVGIAGAYSVESLLNLPVVFPLSLIVAGFVVAVVVGFVSGVYPARKAAKMKPVDSLRYE comes from the coding sequence ATGATCCCTCTTTTAAGTGCAGGAAAAATCGCTCTTGGGAGCATTAAAAGTGCAAAGATGCGTTCAACCCTTACCGTGCTTGGAATCGTTATCGGAGTTGCGGCTGTAATTGCCAATGTGTCCCTCGGGGCAAGCTTCAACCAGCACTTTACAAATGAGGTCTCGAACCTCGGCTCAAATTTCATTTACATTCAGGGGATGCAGCCAAAGCTCTTCTATGATAACCAGCTGAAGATTATGGAAAATACGCCGGGGATTTCCGGGGTTTCGCCTTTGAAGTCTCAGACTGCCGAAGTCACATACATGTCCGAGACCAAAAGCATCATGGTAAGCGGGGTAGGAGAAGCTTATGACGAGGTTGCAAATACCAGTCTGGGGAAAGGCACTTTTATCAATGACAACGACGGGTATGTTGCAATTATCGGGCATGACATTGCAAACGAGAAGTTCGGCAGGAACCTTTCGGTCCGTAACTCCATAGATATAACCTTCAGGATAGGAGAAGACGAAAAAATCACAAAAACCTTCAAAGTCAAGGGGATAATCAGGAACCCGGAAAATACCATGGTCCAGGCATACAACGATAACGAAGCCATCCTGATCCCCATTGATGTCATGAACGAGATTCTTGGTGAAAAGGACTATGGAGGGGTTTTTGCAATGGCTGAAGACCCTGCAGCAATCCAGGAGACTTCGGATGAGGTTGACCGGCGGCTTGCCCGGAGCTTCGGGATTTCCGAAAGGGAGCTTGACGACAAGGATTCCCGGCCTTACATGCTCGTTAACCAGGCTGAGATTTTAGAGCAGACCGATATGATGGCAGCAGCCCTCAGTTCTTTTCTGACAGCAGTTGCCCTGATTTCCCTTCTTGTAGGGTCCATCGGCATTATGAACATCATGCTCGTAAGCGTTACCGAAAGGACAAGGGAGATAGGAGTGCTCAAATCCCTCGGCTTCACAGGGTTTGACATCCTTTTTCTTTTCATGGTCGAGTCAATCCTGCTTGGAGTCTTCGGGGGCATTCTCGGAGGAGCTGTCGGAATTGCAGGCGCATACAGCGTGGAAAGCCTTCTCAACCTGCCTGTGGTCTTTCCGTTAAGCCTGATAGTCGCCGGATTTGTTGTTGCTGTTGTTGTCGGGTTCGTCTCCGGGGTCTATCCCGCAAGAAAAGCTGCAAAAATGAAGCCTGTGGACTCACTCAGATACGAATAA
- a CDS encoding deoxyuridine 5'-triphosphate nucleotidohydrolase, with the protein MTLLSSNELRKLVQAIPPLLENAVDIETQIQPNGLELTLKEIKTIEGVGAVDFDNSERKVPDAKPLEFGGDDWIHLPKGIYKVIFNEVVNIPMNLAAIAKPRSSLIRCGATLETAVWDAGYGGRSESMLVVYNSAGFRLKKNARIMQLLFYTLNSEVEEGYSGIYQNENTK; encoded by the coding sequence ATGACTCTCCTATCCAGCAATGAACTAAGAAAACTTGTACAAGCAATCCCCCCTCTGCTTGAAAATGCAGTTGATATCGAAACCCAGATCCAGCCAAACGGGCTTGAACTTACCCTGAAAGAGATAAAAACAATAGAGGGTGTCGGAGCTGTCGACTTTGACAACTCTGAAAGAAAGGTTCCCGATGCAAAGCCTCTCGAGTTCGGGGGCGACGACTGGATCCATCTTCCCAAAGGGATATATAAAGTTATATTCAATGAGGTCGTCAATATTCCCATGAACCTGGCTGCAATTGCAAAACCCAGGTCAAGCCTCATTCGCTGCGGGGCAACCCTTGAAACCGCGGTATGGGATGCCGGGTACGGGGGGCGAAGCGAATCCATGCTTGTAGTTTACAACTCCGCAGGCTTCAGGCTGAAGAAAAACGCCAGGATCATGCAGCTCCTTTTCTATACCCTCAACAGCGAAGTAGAAGAAGGTTATTCCGGAATATACCAGAACGAAAATACAAAATGA